From Nicotiana tabacum cultivar K326 chromosome 20, ASM71507v2, whole genome shotgun sequence, one genomic window encodes:
- the LOC107802088 gene encoding mitochondrial uncoupling protein 3 isoform X1, whose amino-acid sequence MEAQELNDGRKAHTTKIALTAISAMAAETATFPIDLIKTRLQLHGESLPSSRRTSAVRVVSEILKNDGALGLYKGLSPAIIRHLFYTPIRIVNYEFLRNFLVPADHTVSLSSKALIGGLSGVIAQVVASPADLVKVRMQADSRMASQGMEPRYCGPFDAFNKIIRTESFRGLWKGVFPNVQRAFLVNMGELACYDHAKRFVINNNIANDNIYSHTLSSIMSGLSATTLSCPADVIKTRMMNQAADKQGKNKYRNSYDCLVKTVRIEGVKALWKGFFPTWARLGPWQFVFWVSYEKFRQIAGLSSF is encoded by the exons ATGGAAGCTCAAGAGCTAAACGACGGCCGGAAAGCCCATACAACAAAAATAGCTCTAACAGCAATATCGGCGATGGCGGCGGAAACAGCAACTTTTCCGATTGACCTCATAAAGACGCGGCTTCAACTCCACGGTGAATCTCTCCCCTCATCTCGCCGGACATCCGCCGTTCGAGTAGTATCAGAGATCTTAAAAAACGACGGCGCTTTAGGACTATACAAAGGATTATCACCGGCAATTATAAGACATTTATTTTACACTCCAATCCGAATCGTGAATTATGAATTTTTGCGGAATTTTTTGGTTCCTGCTGATCATACTGTTTCTCTGTCTAGCAAAGCCTTAATTGGTGGACTATCTGGTGTTATTGCTCAG GTTGTGGCAAGCCCAGCTGATCTTGTCAAAGTTAGGATGCAAGCAGACAGTAGAATGGCAAGTCAGGGTATGGAACCTCGATATTGTGGGCCATTTGATGCTTTTAACAAGATTATTCGGACTGAAAGCTTCCGAGGACTTTGGAAAGGCGTGTTCCCAAATGTCCAAAGAGCTTTCTTAGTTAACATGGGAGAATTGGCATGCTATGATCATGCAAAGCGCTTTGTTATCAACAACAACATAGCGAATGATAATATTTACTCACACACTTTATCATCTATAATGTCAGGCTTGTCAGCTACTACATTGAGTTGTCCGGCAGATGTAATTAAGACAAGAATGATGAATCAGGCTGCTGACAAGCAAGGGAAGAATAAGTATAGAAACTCCTATGATTGTCTTGTCAAAACTGTCAGAATTGAAGGAGTCAAAGCATTGTGGAAGGGATTCTTTCCTACATGGGCAAGACTTGGCCCTTGGCAATTTGTATTCTGGGTATCATATGAAAAATTCCGACAAATTGCTGGTCTCTCTTCATTTTAA
- the LOC107802088 gene encoding mitochondrial uncoupling protein 3 isoform X2, whose product MEAQELNDGRKAHTTKIALTAISAMAAETATFPIDLIKTRLQLHGESLPSSRRTSAVRVVSEILKNDGALGLYKGLSPAIIRHLFYTPIRIVNYEFLRNFLVPADHTVSLSSKALIGGLSGVIAQVVASPADLVKVRMQADSRMASQGLSATTLSCPADVIKTRMMNQAADKQGKNKYRNSYDCLVKTVRIEGVKALWKGFFPTWARLGPWQFVFWVSYEKFRQIAGLSSF is encoded by the exons ATGGAAGCTCAAGAGCTAAACGACGGCCGGAAAGCCCATACAACAAAAATAGCTCTAACAGCAATATCGGCGATGGCGGCGGAAACAGCAACTTTTCCGATTGACCTCATAAAGACGCGGCTTCAACTCCACGGTGAATCTCTCCCCTCATCTCGCCGGACATCCGCCGTTCGAGTAGTATCAGAGATCTTAAAAAACGACGGCGCTTTAGGACTATACAAAGGATTATCACCGGCAATTATAAGACATTTATTTTACACTCCAATCCGAATCGTGAATTATGAATTTTTGCGGAATTTTTTGGTTCCTGCTGATCATACTGTTTCTCTGTCTAGCAAAGCCTTAATTGGTGGACTATCTGGTGTTATTGCTCAG GTTGTGGCAAGCCCAGCTGATCTTGTCAAAGTTAGGATGCAAGCAGACAGTAGAATGGCAAGTCAGG GCTTGTCAGCTACTACATTGAGTTGTCCGGCAGATGTAATTAAGACAAGAATGATGAATCAGGCTGCTGACAAGCAAGGGAAGAATAAGTATAGAAACTCCTATGATTGTCTTGTCAAAACTGTCAGAATTGAAGGAGTCAAAGCATTGTGGAAGGGATTCTTTCCTACATGGGCAAGACTTGGCCCTTGGCAATTTGTATTCTGGGTATCATATGAAAAATTCCGACAAATTGCTGGTCTCTCTTCATTTTAA